GAGATTGGATACGTATTTTCAGCATCTGGATGTttttaaggaaagaaggaaagagatgttACACAAGAAATGGACTGAAAATGTCACAAGTCCTCTTCAGAGAATTGTGGAAAAAGTAATTTCATATAAAGGGTTGGAAAAAACCCTTTATatgaaattttgaatattttttgaagCACACAATAAAACGGTACtgagagtttttttcttttaacaaagtACAATTTGAAAATTTGGGCCAACATTTTCATTGATTATGCAAACAGtcccaaatttatttttgtatttaagaTGAACTCATGGAGCTGTAATACAGCCTACTGCATTTTTAAACCTGGAGTTCCAGATAGCAGGAATAGAAGTGTTGATTTGGAACTAGACTTATCAGGACTGCTTTTAGGTAAATGTTAATAGAATAACAGTGGCTTAAACCATAAGGACATTTATTGGTTACTCAACAAGAAATAGAGGGGTAGGTGGTCTCATGGTGGGTTCTGGCAGCATAACAACATCATTAATcacccaggttttttttttttctatctttctgtTCTGCTATCCTGAATATTTTCAGTGTATGCCCATCACCCTCACTTTTGTAAGCATGTTTGGTTGCTTCAGGTCCAGGTATTAGGTCTGTGTTCAGGACAAGAAAAAGGGGTAAGGAATAATGTCAGGAGACCCTTTTCTTACACCTCATCCTTTGATCAGGAAGCAAAAAGAGTCCCCAGAAACTCCTAGCAGATTTCCCTTGAGGTCTCACTGGCCATAACTGTGTCACATCTCAAGTCCTAGGCAGAAGCCAGGAAAGAGTGTGGCTTTCCATTTTCTCTAGTAGGATGTAGGCAAGAAAGAAGGGGATTCCATGGCTGTGGAGTTAGCCAACTATTAGGTGAAGGGACCACCAGTTTCTACCCTCTGCACTTCAGTTTGGGTTTACACAACAAGAACACAATTTTGGCTTCTTCTGTGgaagatttttctattttaactttgAGATCAGGACCCTCTTTTGAAATTGGAGCCCACCCAAATTTCCAGGGATTCAGTAGAGGTCTAAAGTAATTTGACTGGAATGTTAGAGCTTTTAGGTATAATTTACTGACCAAAATATCTGGATGTGCTTCCAGAACATTTGTGGATGTGCTTCCAGAAAATACTTCCTATATTCCCTGAGAGGCAGAGCTCAAGGTTGAATCCAATTCTCTTTGAAACCAAAAGTACGCGTCGTACAAGTCTGCCCAGACATGTGATCGCACAAATGTAGGATGGGGAAGCCATGCCTTAGAAAACCCATATGTTGAAGTCCAAGTTACTTTAAATGACAGTAAATTGAGTGTGAGTCAGCCATGTGAGCTGGCTTCCAAGAAACCACCCAAGCTCTCAGGCTGGACAGAGAGGGGAGTATCAGGTCCAGTCTGTCCACCCTGCAGCTTTCTCGTCACTCCTGGTTCACACTGCAGTTGGGACAGTCACCAGAACCTTAAGAGGAAGGTGGAGTCTTGACAGCATTTCACAGGAGGAAGAGTGGAAAGAAATACAGCGTATTTAGCCCCAGGAGGAGATGACTTGAGTACATGTATAAAAGGCTAACATGCAGATGAAGAGTAGATTTATTTTGTGTTGCTTCCAGAGGGAGAACTGGCAATGACAAGACAGATTCAGCTCTGTCTTAAGGACAAACTTCCTGGTGGTTAGAATGACCCATAGACTACCTGCCTCATGGGGCAGAAAGTTCCCAAACTAAGGCTAGTTGATGACTTGAGTTTAAAGCTGGATGATTACTTCTCCCCAAAGGTGGTGGACTCCCACCACAGTCTGAATTATTTCTGAGATTTCTTCTAATCTTTTGAATCTatgatttcatataaaaatggaataaagtaTTTGGCTGTTTTGGATCTTGGAGAATACATTTGTATGTAGTGGTTTGCtcttaagtgtatttttttttcccctaaaggaaATTATGCTTGGAGACTTTTATGACCCTGAAGTGTACAATCCTTTTTATATGACAAAAAAGGACCCAAATTATGGAAAGATTAGCAAGTTTCATACttctattttattcttagaaGCTCTGAGCTAGGGGAAAACCTGTTCATTTTAGAAGTCTTGTAGTTTTTCTACATTTAAAGAGAAATCCACAAAAGCATTTCCCTTGAGTTTTGGAATAGCAACCCAAAGTAATTTTGGCTGCTTGAGAGTTGACATTGTGAAAAAGGCACTTGCCTGTGTGTGATAATtggttcgttcattcattcaaccatccACTCACATTCAGCAAACTGGgagcccaggagggaggggacagagggtgTGATGAGAATGTCACAGAACCTTGACAGTGAGCGCTCCTTTCTcaggaaggtgggaggagggatggcAGGACAGGCTGCCCAGGGAGCCAATAGGTGAGCTTGTAATGAGTCTTCACATTTTAAACTGCCAATCAATATACGCATTAAAACTTGGGACTTGGGGCTCAGGTTTTTACTCCTGTGTAGCAGAATTAGCCACCTTATGTTgctattgatttaaaaaaatgtgtgcgTCTCTGAAGAGAGAAGTGATTTATTTTGCTTCTCCCCGAAAACCAAGGCAGATCACGATTGTGAAGACAGGAAAGTTCTTTGCGCTCTGACTTTCTGAGTATTGTGCTGGGCAGTCATTATTGCTGCCTCCTTATTCAGTGGCTGTTTTTCCCTTGCAAACAGCATTTGGGTCAAGGTCAAGTATGTAGGGAAGTAAAGAGGGGGAAACGATCCCTCTGTCTAAAGTTTATAATCAGGTTGGGGGAGGAGAAAGCCACCTTCCTCCACGACCTCTGCATGACTGCCCCGCCCCTCAGCACACCGATGTTCTCACAGGCTCCCCGCAGGGGGCGCCCTTCCTCCCAGACCAGCTTAGAGTTCTGCCTTGTGTACTCTGAGCTGATGCCTCTCATGACCAGATGGTCGTTGTCTGCCACTCGTCTGTTCTAGACGCAAGATCCCTGAGGACAGGACCTCACTGGCATGCAGCACACGGCATCAGCAGATGCGTATTGACTGATGCAGTGACACTGGGGAGCTCTGGGCAGCCCTCACTGCAGTCAGCCACGTACGGCTCAGTGAAATACCCTAGAGTGAGGCGGGTGGCATTTAACCTTACCCGGCTCCATGTCACCTTATTCCTGGGTCCTTATACTCAGCTGCTTCGGTGTACAGTAAGGCCACACTCCAATGCTTCTGACAGATTTGAAATGTTTAATACAAATTGTACTCGGGTCCTCAGAGTCATTTTTCTCACAGATTACTGTGCCACTGTTCTGTGATCCTCTGTTTAGAAGACAGCGAGGCACTGATGAAGAGCAGAGAGCTATTCTTCAGTACAAGACAGGTACTTTGTGATCGCAGGACTTTGTCTTCCGAGATGTCCAATTGTCAAGTGATTTCCTACCCCAAGAGTGACTAGCGTTGATGTTAAGTGTTGATGTGGGTTTTTAATCTTCCTGTAGGAAAATGATGTACCTTAAGAGAATTCAAAGAACTAGAGAAGGCCAGGCAGTGTGCCAGACTGCCCCGGTTCACTTCCACTCTCCGCAGCACGGTTCCAAAAGAGAAGCGCAAAGCCTGTGTGAGACCCGTGGGGAGCAAAACCCAAGTCACATGCAGGTAAAGGTGCACTAACTGACGGGTCTTTCTACTGTCCCCACAGTTCTGCCTTTTGCAGAATGTCGTATCGTTGGAATCccacagtttgtagccttttccaGGTTTTACCTGCATTCTTAAAGGCTGTTCTCACAGGATTAAGAATGTTAGGTTGCTGGATATTTTCTTTCAACGCATGTTATGTCCCACTGTCTTTTACTCTTTCAGTCGCCTGTCTTACTGCTGTTCCTTTGAAGATAGTTGTCTTTTTCTCTggatgcttttaagattttcttgtCATCTTTGATTTTTGGcagtttttgttgatttttccatgtggatttctttttattgatccTGTTTGGGATTCACGGGTCTTCTTGTAGCTGTAAAGTGATGTCTTCAGTCAGTTCTGGGAAGTTCTCATTAATTTCCTCTGTGATTGTTGTTACCTCTGCCATAATTCTTTCTCTCCGTTCTTTCTGAGACTCCAGTTAAACACATTTTAGATCTTCTCACTGTATCTTCCCTGTCTCTTACCCCTTTCTTGTGTATTTTCCATCCTTTTGTTGCTCCATATTTGATTCTAGGTATTTTTTACTAATTATTGCTTCAGTTGTGTCTAATAATCTGTTGTTAAACCCATCCATTGAgttcttattttcagttttatttttatacttctaGTGTTTTATGTGGTTCTTTTTCAGATAGGCTTTGGGGAAAGCTGTCTGTACTCAGGGCGAAGAGGGTCTCTGCTCCCAACAGGAGAACCTATCCCAAGTGTCATGCTCGACTTGCCCCCCAGGTGGTGGCGGCGATCGATGTTCAGAAAAGGGTTAACTACCCACCCGCCAGGGCCTAGGAGGAAAAACCCACCAAGAGATACTCTGGGAGCATGGAGGAGTCGGTCCCCGCTACCTGATGTTGGCCAGAGCTCCCAGGGAAGAAAGTAGGCAGAGACTGACAGCTCACTCTGGAAGGGCTCTCTCCTCTCTCGAGTTGTTTCCGCTGCTATCCAGTgactttaaaattgtgaattttgaggggagggtatagctcaagtggtagaacacatgctcagcagcatgaggtcctgggttcaattccctggtacctcctttaaaaataaataaataaataaataagtaaaactaattacctccccccaacaacaacaacaacaaaatttaaaaaaattaaaattgtgaaTTTTGCAGGGTCAGgagtatgtaaattttttttgttttcctttaattgtTGTAGCAGGAGTGCTGGCCCGTGCAAACTTCTGAATTCTACCCAAAGAATAGAAGTCCTGTCCTGCTctctttatatttcctttttatccCCCATCCTGAGTTTTGCTGGAATGAATGACActactttgtttctgtttctttgtgattTGGAAGTTCCGTGTCCTATTTTCTGGTTTCATAGTCTCTAacaattttaacaaatatttttatttaaacatcaaTAATTATATGACTCCCCTCATATAAGACAAaggctttattttgctttatttcctcatctccccTCTCTGGCTTCTCAGCCTTTATGGATGGTCACAGCTCCTTAAATGGTCATCTGCCCTTGAGTCTGTTACTTCTGATGGCATCTCCACCTCACAGCCCGAGAAatcttgtatgtatatatgtatgtatgtatatatatacatttttttaatagaagtatagtcagtttataatgtgtcaatttctggtatacagcataatgcttcagttgtacataaatatacatatattcattttcatattctttttcatcataagttatgacaagatgttgaatatagttccctgtgcccagGAATCTTTGTGGAGTGATCAACCCTCCCCTACTGAACCCTTCAGTAGCTTCCTATAACCCTCCCAATAAGGTCCAGACTCAACTTAGCATGTAAGGTGATCTCTGGGCCCTGCCACCTTTTCTGGCTTCATCTAAAAAAATCCCTTCTCCCTAAAGAAA
The sequence above is a segment of the Camelus bactrianus isolate YW-2024 breed Bactrian camel chromosome 15, ASM4877302v1, whole genome shotgun sequence genome. Coding sequences within it:
- the LOC105063904 gene encoding LOW QUALITY PROTEIN: protein FAM228A (The sequence of the model RefSeq protein was modified relative to this genomic sequence to represent the inferred CDS: substituted 1 base at 1 genomic stop codon), which translates into the protein MVVVCHSSVLDARSLRTGPHWHAAHGISRCVLTDAVTLGSSGQPSLQSATYGSVKYPRVRRVAFNLTRLHVTLFLGPYTQLLRCTITVPLFCDPLFRRQRGTDEEQRAILQYKTGKXCTLREFKELEKARQCARLPRFTSTLRSTVPKEKRKACVRPVGSKTQVTCSPQKLICAEEKYPPGKEKNTINPSQTVFERQFHSLKVSPESKRHEKKGLALGGRQHRPRSWTVGEGQQRWGSQPAERRVMTAEVLAQHLAALQRGVRCSPPGAEAHAPSPGHTPSSQPLGLFEKPSDSHPASSSVQIGREP